One genomic window of Bradyrhizobium sp. B124 includes the following:
- a CDS encoding adenylate/guanylate cyclase domain-containing protein produces the protein MASPSREHLQDMARGIGQRQVRLVTGAIMFAYLISHFLNHALGNISTEAMAIGVHYHTEFWQFLPVAIVFYSACLVHTGLGIWALYQRREFHWKAIEPLQLVLGLSIPVFIIIHIVGVRLGQTLYGHEKLYPQELYTFFIASPARLWLMFAVLLIAWVHGCIGLYFWLRLRAFFRWAAPFLLATAVLIPTLAMLGIYQGGRATMEDYQDPDWRREELSVQKLGTAAQAATLEKITGGLTSGYLALLGLVLLARGARALLERRGGMIALSYGNGRTLRVPKGLSVLEASLRYNVPHASVCGGRARCSTCRIRIIGDHAALPEPSPREAFVLHRVGTDDPSIRLACQLRPTTDLAFFQLFLPHTMSANTHASNPTRVGQERYLVSMFVDMRGSTQLAEKRLPFDTVFIVNRFLGAVSQAVLEAGGRPNQFIGDGMLALFGLSTDRQLACRQALRAAALIAANIDELNQFLSHDLREPIRFGIGIHGGEVIVGDIGYRDHMVFTALGDAVNVAARLQDMTKALACEAVISDEVRVTAGLADDALPAQEVAIRGRNAPMTVRTVEATRVLSTLVDDRHAVAA, from the coding sequence ATGGCCTCCCCCTCGCGCGAACATTTGCAGGACATGGCCCGCGGCATCGGCCAGCGGCAGGTTCGCCTGGTCACGGGGGCGATCATGTTCGCCTACCTGATCAGCCATTTCCTCAACCATGCGCTCGGCAATATCTCGACCGAGGCGATGGCGATCGGGGTGCATTACCACACCGAGTTCTGGCAGTTCCTGCCGGTCGCGATCGTGTTCTATTCTGCATGCCTGGTGCACACCGGCCTCGGCATCTGGGCGCTGTATCAGCGCCGCGAGTTCCACTGGAAGGCGATCGAGCCGCTGCAGCTGGTGCTCGGCCTGAGCATCCCGGTCTTCATCATCATCCACATCGTCGGCGTGCGGCTAGGCCAGACCCTGTACGGGCACGAAAAGCTCTACCCGCAGGAGCTCTATACCTTCTTCATCGCCTCGCCGGCCCGGCTGTGGCTAATGTTTGCGGTGCTGCTGATCGCCTGGGTGCATGGCTGCATCGGGCTGTATTTCTGGCTGCGGCTGCGCGCGTTCTTCCGGTGGGCTGCGCCGTTCCTGCTGGCCACGGCGGTGCTGATCCCGACGCTGGCAATGCTCGGCATCTATCAGGGCGGCCGCGCCACGATGGAGGACTATCAGGATCCCGACTGGCGGCGCGAGGAGCTGTCGGTGCAGAAGCTCGGCACGGCGGCCCAGGCTGCCACGCTCGAGAAGATCACAGGTGGCCTGACATCCGGCTATCTCGCCCTGCTCGGCCTCGTGCTGCTGGCGCGGGGCGCGCGTGCCCTGCTTGAGCGCCGCGGCGGCATGATCGCGCTGTCCTATGGCAACGGCCGCACGCTGCGGGTGCCAAAGGGATTGAGCGTGCTGGAGGCGAGCCTGCGCTACAACGTGCCGCATGCGAGCGTCTGCGGCGGCCGTGCGCGCTGCTCGACCTGCCGCATCCGCATCATCGGCGATCACGCCGCCCTCCCCGAGCCTTCCCCGCGCGAAGCCTTCGTGCTGCACCGGGTCGGCACCGACGATCCGTCGATCCGGCTGGCCTGCCAGTTACGGCCGACCACCGACCTGGCCTTCTTTCAGCTGTTCCTGCCGCACACGATGTCGGCCAATACGCACGCCTCCAATCCGACGCGGGTCGGCCAGGAGCGTTATCTCGTCAGCATGTTCGTCGACATGCGCGGCTCGACGCAGCTTGCCGAGAAGCGGCTGCCGTTCGACACCGTGTTCATCGTCAACCGCTTCCTCGGCGCGGTGTCGCAGGCGGTGCTGGAAGCCGGCGGCCGGCCCAACCAGTTCATCGGCGACGGCATGCTGGCGCTGTTCGGGCTCAGCACCGACCGGCAGCTGGCCTGCCGCCAGGCGCTGCGCGCGGCGGCGCTGATCGCAGCCAATATCGACGAGCTGAACCAGTTTCTCAGCCACGATTTGCGCGAGCCGATCCGCTTCGGCATCGGCATCCATGGCGGCGAGGTGATCGTCGGCGACATCGGCTATCGCGACCACATGGTGTTCACCGCGCTCGGCGACGCCGTCAACGTCGCGGCACGGCTGCAGGACATGACGAAAGCGCTGGCCTGCGAGGCGGTGATCTCCGACGAGGTGCGCGTCACCGCAGGGCTCGCCGACGATGCCCTGCCGGCGCAGGAGGTCGCGATCCGCGGCCGCAACGCGCCGATGACCGTGCGCACCGTCGAGGCGACGCGCGTCCTGTCCACGCTGGTCGATGACCGGCACGCTGTCGCGGCCTGA
- a CDS encoding glycosyltransferase family 39 protein yields the protein MTAMRLVYAHALDLRTDEAYYWTWSKENVLSFLDHPPMVAWFIRFGTAILGDTNLGVRLGGIVAMLATQLLLADIVRRVTSNNVRAVMLTLLLPEAALYYGLLMAKVAPDTALIPFSVAMLWSLVRLAQSNDGRWWLAAGLFAGLSLLSKFTAIMFAPAVLAFALVPDWRWRWLRSPYPYLAALIAIVVFSPVLIWNAEHDWASFRFQAVRATVERDLTFRTLGEFIGMQFGLVGFVLLPVTLFGTVLTAWRGYVRREPVAILLATTVLVPFVYFLWKSLTLRVGDTWPMFLWPAGFAAVAINVTRMPFEGWSVGLIKSTVSWARTAITSGIVFVVCVFLYYMFAPWNLIGRTDPIGTEAGYDVVAAHTMAQVQATGATWVATTDYRTYAMLRWMLRGRVPVVEINERGRFQGFADPGMNLMRDHVGIYVGREPENNLPLWSETSAVRQPLERVTRSWRGMVMDTYALEKISGWTPDLSPPPDTTFFRWRVLAFSFSPPARRRSG from the coding sequence ATGACTGCGATGCGGCTGGTCTATGCCCATGCGCTCGATCTGCGCACCGACGAGGCCTATTACTGGACCTGGTCGAAGGAAAACGTGCTGTCCTTCCTTGACCATCCTCCGATGGTCGCCTGGTTCATCCGTTTTGGCACAGCGATCCTCGGCGACACTAATCTCGGCGTCCGCCTCGGTGGCATCGTGGCGATGCTGGCCACCCAGCTGCTGCTCGCCGACATCGTCCGCCGCGTGACATCCAACAATGTCCGCGCCGTGATGCTCACGCTGCTGCTGCCGGAGGCGGCGCTCTATTACGGATTGTTAATGGCCAAGGTCGCGCCCGACACGGCGCTGATCCCGTTTTCGGTTGCGATGCTGTGGTCGCTGGTGCGGCTCGCGCAAAGCAATGACGGGCGCTGGTGGCTCGCCGCGGGGCTGTTCGCCGGGCTGTCGCTGCTGTCGAAATTCACCGCGATCATGTTCGCGCCGGCGGTGCTCGCCTTTGCGCTGGTGCCGGACTGGCGCTGGCGCTGGCTGCGCAGTCCGTATCCCTACCTCGCCGCGCTGATCGCGATCGTCGTGTTCTCGCCGGTGCTGATCTGGAATGCCGAGCATGACTGGGCCTCGTTCCGCTTCCAGGCGGTGCGCGCCACCGTCGAGCGCGATCTCACGTTCCGTACGCTCGGCGAGTTCATCGGCATGCAGTTCGGCCTGGTCGGCTTCGTGCTGCTGCCGGTGACGCTGTTCGGGACAGTGCTGACGGCATGGCGCGGCTATGTCAGGCGCGAGCCGGTCGCGATCCTGCTCGCAACCACGGTGCTGGTGCCGTTCGTATATTTCCTCTGGAAATCGCTGACCTTGCGGGTCGGCGACACCTGGCCGATGTTTCTGTGGCCGGCGGGCTTTGCGGCGGTTGCCATCAACGTCACGCGGATGCCGTTCGAGGGCTGGTCGGTCGGGCTCATCAAGTCGACCGTGTCCTGGGCGCGGACTGCGATCACATCGGGCATCGTCTTCGTCGTCTGCGTCTTCCTCTATTACATGTTCGCGCCGTGGAATCTGATCGGCCGTACCGATCCGATCGGCACTGAGGCGGGCTATGATGTAGTGGCTGCGCATACCATGGCGCAGGTGCAGGCGACCGGCGCGACCTGGGTCGCGACCACGGATTACCGCACCTATGCGATGCTGCGCTGGATGCTGCGCGGGCGGGTGCCGGTCGTCGAAATCAACGAGCGCGGCCGCTTCCAGGGCTTTGCTGATCCCGGCATGAACTTGATGAGGGATCACGTCGGCATCTATGTCGGGCGCGAGCCCGAGAACAACCTGCCGCTGTGGAGCGAGACATCGGCGGTGCGCCAGCCGCTGGAGCGTGTGACGCGAAGCTGGCGCGGCATGGTGATGGACACCTATGCGCTGGAGAAGATCAGCGGCTGGACACCCGATCTGTCGCCGCCGCCGGACACGACGTTCTTCCGCTGGCGCGTGCTGGCCTTCTCCTTCTCCCCGCCTGCGCGGAGAAGGTCGGGATGA
- a CDS encoding TIGR01620 family protein: MNEKTPPRRPATFKLDDPGVVVMDPDDSGRLTRGTIQIVPEAEPAQLPVPVDTPLLPARRGFRWGTLFWSAVAGLVVLGTGLGVINLVEDLFARNEGLGVLGLGLAVIATVALAVVTMRELVGLARLATVEKLHLRAAEVLISDDRAASRAVVADLLKLAHQTPQLARARSALQSHTDDIIDGADMIRLAERELMAPLDEEARRLVSTAAQRVSVVTAVSPRAMIDVLFVFVASLRMIRQLARLYGGRPGALGMIRLLRHVIAHLAITGGMAASDSLIQQMLGHGIAAKLSQRLGEGMLNGLLTARLGLAAIDVTRPLPFNALPRPALTDLAKDLIRKREEEE; encoded by the coding sequence ATGAACGAGAAGACGCCCCCGCGGCGGCCGGCGACGTTCAAGCTCGACGATCCCGGCGTGGTCGTGATGGATCCGGACGACAGCGGCCGCCTCACCCGCGGCACGATCCAGATCGTGCCCGAGGCCGAGCCCGCGCAGCTGCCGGTGCCGGTTGATACGCCGCTGCTGCCGGCACGCCGCGGCTTCCGCTGGGGCACGCTGTTCTGGAGCGCGGTCGCGGGCCTCGTGGTGCTCGGCACCGGGCTTGGCGTCATCAACCTGGTCGAGGATCTGTTCGCGCGCAACGAGGGCCTCGGCGTCCTCGGGCTCGGGCTCGCGGTCATCGCCACGGTGGCGCTCGCGGTCGTCACCATGCGCGAGCTGGTCGGCCTGGCGCGGCTGGCGACCGTCGAGAAGCTGCATCTGCGCGCCGCCGAGGTGCTGATCAGCGACGACCGCGCCGCGAGCCGCGCTGTTGTCGCCGACCTGCTCAAGCTCGCGCACCAGACCCCGCAGCTCGCCCGCGCCCGCAGCGCGTTGCAGAGCCACACCGACGACATCATCGACGGCGCCGACATGATCCGCCTCGCCGAGCGGGAATTGATGGCGCCGCTCGACGAGGAGGCGCGGCGGCTGGTGTCGACGGCGGCGCAGCGCGTCTCCGTCGTCACCGCGGTCAGCCCGCGCGCGATGATCGACGTGCTGTTCGTGTTCGTGGCGAGCTTGCGGATGATCCGCCAGCTGGCACGGCTGTATGGCGGCCGGCCCGGCGCGCTCGGCATGATCCGCCTGTTGCGTCACGTCATCGCGCATCTGGCGATCACCGGCGGCATGGCCGCGAGCGACAGCCTGATCCAGCAGATGCTCGGCCACGGCATCGCGGCAAAACTCTCGCAGCGGCTCGGCGAAGGCATGCTCAACGGCCTGTTGACCGCGCGCCTCGGCCTCGCCGCGATCGACGTGACCCGCCCGCTCCCCTTCAACGCGCTGCCGCGCCCCGCGCTGACCGATCTGGCGAAAGACCTGATCCGCAAGCGCGAGGAAGAGGAATAG